A genomic stretch from Eriocheir sinensis breed Jianghai 21 chromosome 31, ASM2467909v1, whole genome shotgun sequence includes:
- the LOC127005797 gene encoding 39S ribosomal protein L27, mitochondrial-like: protein MALLRQALSLSLKAAATETPPLLNNCAGWFTSVRNASKKAGGSSRNTKGRARGKGRGAKRLDGDWVPQGCIIMRQLGLDFLPGLNVGIGRDRTLYAKYHGVVMMTTEKVDPNWDHKIVKRFKGLIQADEGAPIYKTYYHVLTEPQKNNFKLVDQI from the exons ATGGCGTTACTGAGGCAGGCATTGTCCCTGAGCCTTAAGGCTGCGGCTACTGAAACACCTCCAttgctca ATAACTGTGCTGGTTGGTTCACTAGTGTTAGAAATGCCAGCAAGAAGGCAGGAGGCAGTAGTAGAAACACAAAAGGCAGAGCAAGAGGTAAAGGCAGGGGTGCCAAGAGACTAGATGGGGACTGGGTCCCTCAAGGATGCATCATTATGCGCCAACTCGGCCTGGACTTTCTTCCTGGCTTAAAT GTTGGAATTGGGAGAGATAGGACCCTCTATGCCAAGTACCACGGTGTTGTGATGATGACAACTGAAAAAGTGGACCCTAATTGGGATCACAAAATTGTGAAGCGTTTCAAAGGTCTCATTCAAGCAGATGAAGGTGCACCCATCTACAAAACTTATTACCATGTCTTAACAGAAcctcaaaaaaataatttcaaactTGTTGATCAGATTTAA
- the LOC127005796 gene encoding deoxyribonuclease TATDN1-like isoform X2 encodes MSQHADVFAVLTSASYQGEQGRDSDLEHVLERAKDAGVRHIVSWCEDMHHALHALKLSRVAEGVHCAISLDPGVFSRRGMRAPYLKAVRRYAIRYRSEVLGVTSSGLKSYSSATQVRRLQRALGVAADQQLPVFVEWNKKIMPKFMPIFEDLVKMLPATVFHSFQGSEVEARTLLDKGFYLGISCRSVLVQQTLEGLAKLPLNQVLVHSGTPESNYLNDHPLVTTKFPAAPPTDWRPGLMLQGRGEPACVALSSLVVAYVYVSRPSDPAVR; translated from the exons ATGAGCCAACATGCAG ACGTGTTTGCAGTCCTCACGTCTGCGAGCTACCAGGGAGAACAAGGACGGGACTCGGACCTGGAGCACGTGTTGGAGCGAGCCAAGGACGCCGGGGTGCGCCACATTGTCAGCTGGTGTGAGGACATGCATCACGCCCTCCACGCCCTTAAGCTGTCCCGTGTCGCCg AGGGCGTGCACTGTGCCATCAGCCTGGATCCCGGCGTGTTCAGCAGAAGGGGGATGAGAGCACCGTACCTGAAGGCTGTACGGAGGTATGCCATAAGGTACCGCAGCGAGGTGCTCGGCGTGACGTCCAGTGGCCTCAAGAGTTATAGTTCCGCAACTCAGGTTAG GAGACTCCAGAGAGCATTGGGAGTGGCGGCGGATCAGCAGCTGCCAGTGTTTGTAGAATGGAACAAGAAAATCATGCCCAAGTTCATGCCCATCTTCGAGGACTTGGTGAAAATGCTGCCTGCAACCGTCTTCCACTCCTTCCAGGGCTCGGAGGTGGAGGCGCGAACGCTCCTTGATAAGGGATTCTATCTCGGAATCAGTTGCAG GTCTGTCTTGGTGCAGCAAACCTTGGAGGGCCTCGCCAAACTTCCCCTGAACCAGGTGCTGGTGCATTCGGGCACCCCAGAGTCAAATTATCTGAATGACCACCCGCTTGTGACCACCAAGTTTCCAGCGGCCCCACCCACCGACTGGAGGCCGGGACTCATGCTGCAGGGGCGGGGTGAACCAGCTTGTGTCGC GCTCAGCAGTCTGGTGGTAGCCTACGTATATGTGAGTCGCCCGTCTGACCCCGCAGTcaggtga
- the LOC127005796 gene encoding deoxyribonuclease TATDN1-like isoform X1, translating to MSQHADVFAVLTSASYQGEQGRDSDLEHVLERAKDAGVRHIVSWCEDMHHALHALKLSRVAEGVHCAISLDPGVFSRRGMRAPYLKAVRRYAIRYRSEVLGVTSSGLKSYSSATQVRRLQRALGVAADQQLPVFVEWNKKIMPKFMPIFEDLVKMLPATVFHSFQGSEVEARTLLDKGFYLGISCRSVLVQQTLEGLAKLPLNQVLVHSGTPESNYLNDHPLVTTKFPAAPPTDWRPGLMLQGRGEPACVAQVIEVVAATRGEDPASVAAQLWKNACNVFFPDEDYCTGVY from the exons ATGAGCCAACATGCAG ACGTGTTTGCAGTCCTCACGTCTGCGAGCTACCAGGGAGAACAAGGACGGGACTCGGACCTGGAGCACGTGTTGGAGCGAGCCAAGGACGCCGGGGTGCGCCACATTGTCAGCTGGTGTGAGGACATGCATCACGCCCTCCACGCCCTTAAGCTGTCCCGTGTCGCCg AGGGCGTGCACTGTGCCATCAGCCTGGATCCCGGCGTGTTCAGCAGAAGGGGGATGAGAGCACCGTACCTGAAGGCTGTACGGAGGTATGCCATAAGGTACCGCAGCGAGGTGCTCGGCGTGACGTCCAGTGGCCTCAAGAGTTATAGTTCCGCAACTCAGGTTAG GAGACTCCAGAGAGCATTGGGAGTGGCGGCGGATCAGCAGCTGCCAGTGTTTGTAGAATGGAACAAGAAAATCATGCCCAAGTTCATGCCCATCTTCGAGGACTTGGTGAAAATGCTGCCTGCAACCGTCTTCCACTCCTTCCAGGGCTCGGAGGTGGAGGCGCGAACGCTCCTTGATAAGGGATTCTATCTCGGAATCAGTTGCAG GTCTGTCTTGGTGCAGCAAACCTTGGAGGGCCTCGCCAAACTTCCCCTGAACCAGGTGCTGGTGCATTCGGGCACCCCAGAGTCAAATTATCTGAATGACCACCCGCTTGTGACCACCAAGTTTCCAGCGGCCCCACCCACCGACTGGAGGCCGGGACTCATGCTGCAGGGGCGGGGTGAACCAGCTTGTGTCGC TcaggtgatagaggtggtggcgGCGACGAGAGGGGAGGACCCAGCCTCGGTGGCGGCTCAGCTCTGGAAGAATGCCTGCAACGTCTTCTTCCCGGATGAGGACTATTGCACAGGGGTCTACTAA
- the LOC127005796 gene encoding deoxyribonuclease TATDN1-like isoform X3, which translates to MHRFPYPEGVHCAISLDPGVFSRRGMRAPYLKAVRRYAIRYRSEVLGVTSSGLKSYSSATQVRRLQRALGVAADQQLPVFVEWNKKIMPKFMPIFEDLVKMLPATVFHSFQGSEVEARTLLDKGFYLGISCRSVLVQQTLEGLAKLPLNQVLVHSGTPESNYLNDHPLVTTKFPAAPPTDWRPGLMLQGRGEPACVAQVIEVVAATRGEDPASVAAQLWKNACNVFFPDEDYCTGVY; encoded by the exons ATGCATCGGTTCCCATATCCAGAGGGCGTGCACTGTGCCATCAGCCTGGATCCCGGCGTGTTCAGCAGAAGGGGGATGAGAGCACCGTACCTGAAGGCTGTACGGAGGTATGCCATAAGGTACCGCAGCGAGGTGCTCGGCGTGACGTCCAGTGGCCTCAAGAGTTATAGTTCCGCAACTCAGGTTAG GAGACTCCAGAGAGCATTGGGAGTGGCGGCGGATCAGCAGCTGCCAGTGTTTGTAGAATGGAACAAGAAAATCATGCCCAAGTTCATGCCCATCTTCGAGGACTTGGTGAAAATGCTGCCTGCAACCGTCTTCCACTCCTTCCAGGGCTCGGAGGTGGAGGCGCGAACGCTCCTTGATAAGGGATTCTATCTCGGAATCAGTTGCAG GTCTGTCTTGGTGCAGCAAACCTTGGAGGGCCTCGCCAAACTTCCCCTGAACCAGGTGCTGGTGCATTCGGGCACCCCAGAGTCAAATTATCTGAATGACCACCCGCTTGTGACCACCAAGTTTCCAGCGGCCCCACCCACCGACTGGAGGCCGGGACTCATGCTGCAGGGGCGGGGTGAACCAGCTTGTGTCGC TcaggtgatagaggtggtggcgGCGACGAGAGGGGAGGACCCAGCCTCGGTGGCGGCTCAGCTCTGGAAGAATGCCTGCAACGTCTTCTTCCCGGATGAGGACTATTGCACAGGGGTCTACTAA
- the LOC127005996 gene encoding uncharacterized protein LOC127005996, whose protein sequence is MTGPAPRIHLSRASTSVSDDQADRGGEGATEAGLWASLTSDHLFDLRNHFLQAGGWVAGGSEDAAHSHLLTRQQFVEVVTSLFGHDQYEGVCGTIFDNVVATYSPSLPSLGSSGSSIHTPNISSSSSNLSSSSSGSSVGIKGGAPGISWAGLVSYLAAGVGAETQKAAPIPPFQPTPRYRLLLHNKREGVAGALVCGRRRLLLVGTRGSLTKVLPSRWRQQQHARLLLDADPDEEQHRHQAQHKVGLGTWVVGVALLEDNVAVVAASSSTLHLVDTSTTPQEMLRITNLPALPSCVAAG, encoded by the exons ATGACAGGCCCGGCGCCAAGGATACACCTGAGCCGCGCCAGCACCAGTGTTTCCGATGACCAGGCCgacag GGGCGGTGAGGGGGCTACAGAGGCGGGACTCTGGGCCAGCCTCACCTCAGATCACCTGTTCGACCTCCGGAACCACTTCTTACAGGCGGG GGGGTGGGTGGCCGGGGGGAGCGAGGACGCCGCCCACAGCCACCTCCTCACGCGTCAGCAGTTTGTGGAAGTGGTCACCTCCCTCTTCG GGCACGACCAGTACGAGGGGGTGTGCGGCACGATCTTCGACAACGTGGTGGCCACCTACAGCCCGTCCCTGCCCAGCCTTGGTTCCAGCGGGTCCAGCATCCACACGCCCAAcataagcagcagcagcagcaacttgagcagtagcagcagcggcagcagcgtcGG CATCAAGGGCGGCGCCCCTGGCATCAGCTGGGCAGGTCTGGTGTCTTACTTGGCGGCGGGTGTGGGCGCCGAAACGCAGAAGGCCGCCCCGATCCCGCCTTTCCAGCCCACGCCCCGCTACCGCCTGCTCCTGCACAACAAG CGGGAGGGCGTGGCCGGCGCGCTAGTGTGTGGGCGTCGCCGGCTGCTGCTGGTGGGCACGAGAGGCTCCCTCACCAAGGTGCTTCCCAG CCGCTGGCGTCAGCAGCAGCACGCCCGCCTGCTCCTCGACGCTGATCCCGACGAGGAGCAGCACAGACACCAGGCCCAGCACAAG GTGGGACTCGGCACCTGGGTGGTGGGCGTGGCGCTCTTGGAGGATAATGTGGCCGTGGTGGCGGCCTCTTCGTCCACGCTGCACCTGGTGGACACCTCGACCACCCCTCAGGAGATGCTGAGAATCACCAACCTGCCGGCGCTCCCCTCCTGCGTGGCCGCTGGGTGA
- the LOC127006016 gene encoding uncharacterized protein LOC127006016: MLSFPGGPGGLALRPLTLLPSGELLVSCRDYVATLASLPPSHLLSRDSSQHLSQTARDAALIGDLEGSDRDEGCAADIDDNGDLMKNASIMSSDEKQERERMRSLIRQGAAFCCLDLQEVRPPTLPPDLPLPPRLAALGLTPDDPVALLAHLPPSTLASGLTAGSAPSMGLLGPPASRLASRRPAASRPASAIRRQPPTKSSGKGWKDSLAPPNSGRHLSPGWRPHSPRPL; this comes from the coding sequence ATGCTGTCCTTTCCGGGAGGACCAGGAGGTTTAGCCTTAAGACCCCTCACGCTGCTGCCAAGCGGGGAGTTGCTGGTGTCATGCAGGGATTACGTGGCCACCCTTGCTTCCTTGCCTCCCAGCCATTTACTTTCCCGAGACAGCTCCCAGCACCTGTCACAGACAGCGAGGGACGCTGCCCTTATCGGCGACTTAGAGGGAAGCGATCGGGATGAGGGTTGTGCCGCTGATATTGATGACAATGGCGACCTGATGAAGAACGCGTCGATTATGTCGTCAGATGAGAAACAAGAGCGTGAACGCATGCGCAGCCTAATCAGACAAGGTGCCGCCTTTTGTTGTCTCGATCTGCAGGAGGTACGCCCGCCCACCCTGCCCCCTGATCTACCTCTGCCGCCACGCCTAGCCGCCTTAGGACTAACTCCAGATGATCCAGTCGCTCTCCtggcccatctccctccctccacccttgccTCCGGCCTCACTGCTGGCTCAGCGCCTTCCATGGGCCTACTAGGTCCGCCTGCTTCCCGCCTCGCCTCTCGAAGGCCTGCTGCTTCACGTCCCGCGTCGGCCATCAGACGACAGCCACCAACCAAGTCGTCAGGGAAGGGCTGGAAGGACTCACTTGCACCCCCCAACAGTGGACGCCACCTCAGCCCTGGCTGGCGGCCGCACTCACCACGCCCCTTGTAG